The Streptomyces sp. Mut1 genome window below encodes:
- a CDS encoding DUF4255 domain-containing protein, with translation MIHEVDEGLRLLLVDAGLQDSGVELVFDAPTKDWSARRNAPTVSVFLYGIREDATRRRTGTAEEYDDEGVITGRRTPPRWFELTYLVTAWTNRPQDEHRLLSEVLRCLIRTSVLPVRMLTGSLAELGLTVEMEAASAGTGDRPSTVDVWSALGGELKAAIDLRVWAPLAGDVEVAGPPVTEGLLVQTVPARDGEATEPGRRLRYEGASDPAGKGFAAERERRLPPGRRRRGGTAR, from the coding sequence GTGATCCACGAAGTGGACGAGGGGCTGCGGCTGTTGCTGGTCGACGCCGGTCTCCAGGACAGCGGGGTCGAGCTGGTCTTCGACGCCCCGACGAAGGACTGGTCCGCGCGCCGCAACGCCCCCACGGTGAGCGTCTTCCTCTACGGCATCCGCGAGGACGCGACCCGTCGCCGTACCGGCACCGCCGAGGAGTACGACGACGAGGGCGTGATCACGGGGCGGCGCACGCCGCCGCGCTGGTTCGAGCTGACCTATCTGGTGACCGCGTGGACCAACCGCCCGCAGGACGAACACCGGCTGCTCTCCGAGGTGTTGCGCTGCCTGATCCGCACGAGCGTGCTGCCGGTGCGGATGCTCACGGGCAGCCTCGCCGAGCTCGGTCTCACCGTGGAGATGGAGGCGGCGTCGGCCGGTACGGGCGACCGGCCGTCCACCGTGGACGTGTGGTCGGCGCTGGGCGGCGAGCTGAAGGCGGCGATCGACCTGCGGGTGTGGGCGCCGCTGGCCGGCGACGTGGAGGTGGCCGGGCCGCCGGTCACCGAAGGGCTGCTGGTCCAGACGGTCCCCGCCCGGGACGGCGAGGCGACGGAACCGGGGCGGCGGCTGCGCTACGAGGGCGCGTCGGACCCGGCGGGGAAGGGTTTCGCGGCCGAGCGTGAGCGGCGGCTGCCGCCGGGCCGGCGCAGGCGTGGAGGTACGGCCAGGTGA
- a CDS encoding COG1470 family protein — protein MPTVTVSPGTEATTTLTVRNDGDIVEAYTLEVVGDSAPWTTVEPARVSLYPGTSQTVTVRFAPPRSHEVRAGEVPVGIRVLPAEHPELVAVPEMTVVVEPFRELRSRLEPGRRRGWLGARFRASVQNRGNAPTDVVFGGRQAGEELRLAFTPERRTLEPGESAEAGLRVRARKLIWFGAPATWPFEVAAAEPETEGAAAEDGRQQVPPEPLPGEFVQLPVLPKWLLIVLAALIALLLAWFALVRPAVQSAAKEAGTKAAQEENREPQGGTATGGATDDGKGQGEAKGQGTTSGADGSGGAGTGGGSGSTGGGGGGDGAQSSETIDVQTRAGEQGIGTHVVEDGKTFGVTDIVVANFQGDEGVLTISFGKRKITTIALETFRNQDYHWVTPIQVLEKDAITVSVTCSKPGTPATGTQASKCHQVLNVSGRLSDLAR, from the coding sequence ATGCCCACGGTGACGGTGTCGCCCGGCACCGAAGCGACGACCACGCTGACCGTGCGCAACGACGGCGACATCGTGGAGGCGTACACCCTCGAAGTGGTCGGCGACAGTGCGCCCTGGACCACGGTGGAACCGGCGCGGGTCTCCCTCTACCCGGGTACGTCCCAGACCGTGACGGTGCGGTTCGCACCGCCCAGGTCCCACGAGGTCAGGGCGGGCGAGGTGCCCGTGGGCATACGCGTACTGCCCGCCGAGCACCCCGAGTTGGTCGCCGTTCCCGAGATGACGGTGGTGGTCGAGCCCTTCCGCGAGCTGCGGTCGAGGCTGGAGCCGGGCCGGCGCAGGGGCTGGCTGGGTGCCCGCTTCCGGGCCTCGGTGCAGAACCGCGGGAACGCTCCCACCGACGTCGTGTTCGGCGGCAGGCAGGCGGGCGAGGAACTGCGCCTCGCCTTCACCCCGGAACGCCGGACGCTGGAGCCCGGCGAGTCCGCCGAGGCGGGCCTGCGGGTCCGGGCCCGGAAGCTGATCTGGTTCGGCGCCCCGGCCACCTGGCCGTTCGAGGTCGCCGCCGCGGAGCCGGAGACGGAGGGGGCCGCCGCCGAGGACGGGCGGCAGCAGGTCCCGCCGGAGCCGCTGCCGGGCGAGTTCGTCCAGCTCCCGGTGCTGCCGAAGTGGCTGCTGATCGTCCTCGCGGCCCTGATCGCGCTGCTCCTGGCGTGGTTCGCCCTGGTGCGGCCCGCCGTCCAGAGCGCCGCGAAGGAAGCGGGGACCAAGGCGGCCCAGGAGGAGAACCGGGAACCCCAGGGCGGCACGGCGACCGGCGGCGCCACGGATGACGGCAAGGGCCAGGGGGAGGCGAAGGGTCAGGGCACCACGTCCGGGGCGGACGGGAGCGGCGGTGCCGGTACGGGCGGTGGCTCCGGTTCGACCGGGGGCGGTGGCGGGGGCGACGGCGCCCAGAGCTCCGAGACCATCGACGTGCAGACGCGTGCCGGGGAACAGGGGATCGGGACCCACGTCGTCGAGGACGGAAAGACATTCGGTGTCACCGACATCGTCGTGGCGAATTTCCAGGGCGACGAAGGGGTGCTGACGATCTCCTTCGGGAAGCGGAAGATCACCACCATTGCGCTGGAGACGTTCAGGAACCAGGACTATCACTGGGTCACCCCCATTCAGGTACTGGAGAAGGATGCGATCACCGTTTCCGTGACGTGTTCCAAGCCTGGGACTCCGGCAACCGGAACGCAGGCCTCGAAGTGCCATCAGGTACTCAATGTCAGTGG
- a CDS encoding helix-turn-helix transcriptional regulator yields the protein MTTTTTDITKTGAAGGPGRVPSAPEQRTRSTPAPGRVSVAVYAEDLILQTGVVQQLRPRPEIELMPEEEADNAQVSLVVVDMVNESAVQLLHRLQRNTSTRTGLVVGYFEAGALQTLIEYGVSAVLRRGEADQDRLVHLVTAIAKGEGVLPGDLLGKLLDHVSSLHRTVLDPRGLSLSTLTAREAEMIRLVSEGYGTAEIAQKTSYSERTVKNVLHEVATRLDLRNRAHAVGYAMRHGLI from the coding sequence ATGACCACGACCACGACAGACATAACGAAGACGGGGGCTGCGGGTGGCCCCGGCCGCGTGCCCTCCGCGCCCGAGCAGCGCACGAGGAGCACACCGGCGCCGGGCCGGGTCTCGGTGGCGGTGTACGCGGAGGACCTGATCCTCCAGACCGGTGTGGTGCAACAGCTGCGCCCCCGGCCGGAGATCGAGCTGATGCCGGAGGAGGAGGCGGACAACGCCCAGGTCTCCTTAGTAGTGGTGGACATGGTGAACGAGTCCGCCGTCCAGCTCCTGCACCGCCTCCAGCGCAACACCTCCACCCGCACCGGCCTGGTCGTCGGCTACTTCGAGGCGGGTGCGCTCCAGACCCTCATCGAGTACGGGGTCTCCGCCGTGCTGCGGCGCGGGGAGGCCGACCAGGACCGTCTCGTCCACCTCGTCACGGCCATCGCGAAGGGAGAGGGCGTGCTGCCGGGCGACCTCCTCGGCAAGCTCCTCGACCATGTCAGCAGTCTGCACCGCACGGTGCTGGACCCCAGGGGTCTCTCGCTGTCCACCCTCACGGCGCGGGAGGCGGAGATGATCAGGCTGGTGTCGGAGGGCTACGGCACCGCGGAGATCGCGCAGAAGACCTCGTACTCCGAACGCACCGTCAAGAACGTGCTGCACGAGGTCGCCACCCGCCTGGACCTGCGCAACCGGGCCCACGCGGTGGGCTACGCCATGCGGCACGGGCTCATCTGA